The nucleotide sequence ATGATTAATGCAGACAACAGAAACATGCGGTCGTTTTTGAGAAGCAGTGACCGTAGAGATGTATTTCCCAAAATTGATTTGTCTCTTACAACAAGTTTTCTCTTAATTGTGTATTCTGCTAATCTGCCTGCTCTTGCATGTCCAAAAGCCGTTTTgatcttgttttcttctttttctttgtgtttttacaCAGTTTGGACCAGAATGTTGTGCTGATTGTGTTGATTATTTTACAGATGTCAACAGCTGTTATGGTCAGTGTCAGAATGGAGGAACCTGTCAGGTAGGCATATGCCTATTTTATTTGGCATGTCTATTTAGAAAATCTGGGTGGAATCAGTTGCACGGCATCCTCCACTACCAGCACTCAAAACAGTgcacaattgtgttttttttatatatatataatagcagaACTCAGTGAAATCAACCATAAACAACTTAAACTCAAAAGTCATACTTTTTATGGAGATTAAGGATTGCAAGATGTGCATGTTTCTTCTGTTCTCAAAGAATCAATAATATTagataagataaaaataaattaaatgggtGTTGTTCTGTAAATAATTAAGCATATCTGTCTGtatgacttattttcttctgAGAAATGTCTCgggtgatatttttttttgtctataaaaCAAAGGCCAGAATGGTTTGATTATcagtattcttcaaaataccaatttttggaaaaaagtcaTTTCTTagttcagttttgggtgaactatccctttaagaaaacacCATGTAATGGAATTTAAATTGGAGTAAGTTATCATTTCTTAGTTAATTGCTCCCTGACTTTTAAAAGCTTTCTTGGGCTTCTGCCTTGCACACCTGCAAATCATCTCCACCTGTGTTTTTGTTAGGATGGTCGTCATGGTTACATGTGCCAGTGCCAGCCGGGCTTCATGGGAAGACACTGCGAAGTGCAGCAAAGCAGGTGTGCCAGCTCCCCTTGCCAAAATGGTGGACGCTGCCGCCCGTTGGCCACTGGTTATGAGTGTGAGTGTCTATACGGATACACCGGAACCAACTGCGAGGTGAGATCAATAATTACATACCAAGCACACAAAGACCTTTCTTTTCCTCAAGAGCTCATTTCCTAATTTCTCTGTCTCTTACTCTCTCTTAAGGTGCAAGTGGATCTATGCAGTCCAAACCCATGTCAGAATAAAGGCCAGTGTCACTCTATGCAGGGAGATTTTTACTGCGCCTGCGCCGATGAATATGAGGGGAAGACATGTAGTCAGCTGCGAGACCACTGCAAAATCAGCACCTGCCAAGGTAAACAAATGACCTCACTGAAGTCCTGCATTGTGTTTCAATTAGTAGAGCACAGCGCTGTGTGATTCGCAAGGAATGCACTAGATATAGTTGCTGATATTACACTATGATGCCAATATCTGGTTAATTTTGTTTTGGATGGTGTTCTTTTTCCTCATTAGTGATTGACAGTTGTACTATTGCTGTGACAACTAATGGCACAGCAAAAGCAGTTTGGCACATCCTATCAAATGTGTGTGGTCCTCATGGGCGCTGCATCAGTCAGGAGGGAGGAAACTTCACTTGTGCCTGCCAACCAGGATTCACTGGGACATACTGTCATGAGAGTGAGTAATAGTCTGCACATCCAAACACAAGCCATGATTAAAGCTTTATAAGCAGTATGTACAGTACACAAAGCATCAATTAACGGGGGTTTCTTTCTAATTTCTCACTCAGATATAAATGACTGTGCATCATCTCCTTGTCAGAATGGAGGAACATGCATTGATGACATTAACTCCTTTCGCTGTGTCTGTCTTGATGGCTTTGATGGGCAACTCTGTGAGCTGGGTAAAAATATCAGCTCTACATGCTTAACTTAGCTGTTGTCTCTTAATAGTAGTGGAGCTCTAAACACATTTAGTCCCTAGATAGAgatttatttccacaaaaataatgatattttaagtatttcccatttttacggttttgttcaaataaatgcagtcttgctgaAATTTACCAACCTCGAGCTTCTTTCCTCAGTACAGTTTTCTAGCAAGATCTGACAATGCTGATCTGAGTCTGCTTTAGTACAGGTCTAGCATATAGTATATCACATAGAACCGCGATTGATGTATAATCTTCTCTTCAGAGGTGAACGAGTGTAGCAGTGAGCCTTGTTTGAATGGAGGCATGTGCATCGATCTGCTGAATGATTTCTACTGTCGCTGCACTGACAACTGGAAAGGAAAGATGTGTAACTCACGTAAGGGAATTTATGTTTTAGTTGTCATTTCAGGCATCTAAATGTATGTATTAGTACCCAAAGTAAATTTGTTGTTACAGGAGACAGTCAGTGTGATTCCAGTACATGCGCTAATGGAGGAACATGCTATGATCATGGAGACTCATTCCGATGTGCCTGTTCCTCTGGTTGGGGTGGCAGTACCTGTAACACAGGTGAGATAGAAACCGGAACACCTCCTTGTTGGCCTCATTTagacatttatatttttctgactatctctgtctctctctcgatAGCCATGAACAGCTCCTGTGAATCTGGTCCATGTCTAAATGGCGGGACTTGTATTGGAGGGGGCAGCGTCTTTACCTGCATCTGTAAAGATGGATGGGAGGGGCCTACCTGTGCTCAAGGTAAGGCCACGCCCACTTATGAATTTCTTCTAACTCTCCCACTATTCCCAAAATATCTGCCAACTAAACCTTGTGGATGAGTAAATGTGAATACTCCCACGTGTAAACCTGCGATTGGGCTTCGGGGGGTGCTGGCCGTGATTTGCCCTGACAGGTCGAGTTCTGATATTTCATCTGGTAGTTCTGCCTTCATGACatgttttcattctgttttcaGATGTCGATGACTGCAACCCTCATCCATGGTAAGTGATGCAACAGATAACATACGTGAAGTACAGAAGTACCCGTAAACAACTCAATCGCAAAACTTTGGCTGAACTTTTGAATctgagtatagaatataaatgtcTCTAAACCCAAACATCTAATGTGGGCAAGTAAAGGTGCTAGTTAATGCATCTTGGTAACCTGGTAAGATCAAGTTTGTACTCCTCAGAtggtgtctctctgtctctctctttctgtagtTATAATGGGGGTCAGTGTGTGGACGGGATCAACTGGTTTCGCTGTGAGTGTGCACCTGGATTTGCAGGACCTGACTGTCGCATTAGTGagtaaataaaaatgcagatATCTCTGAATCTGATTcagattacatttatataaaaaatattaatattaaatattaatctaCAAGTGTAATGTTTGGAAAACCTGTTtgaacacacattttatttagtgCAACTAGTCGAgcaaaaattacacatttcaaCTTTAAAGCATGAAGAGGAATTCAATCTGTGttataaatgcattcaaataaaaattaaatttgtgAACAattcacaattcaattcaattcaaaaaagtttttagcacatcattttttatcaaatattaatCTTCCTGTGGAATcacagacttctctctggtgacataACTGCATTCATATCTTCCTCAATTCAATCAAAAACCAATGAACTGAACTCCTCGTtgtgcatttcttttctttttcaatgaGCCATTTCACTCAGATGTatgtcacaatacagaagaataGATCCGATGCTGCTTTTGGTACATTCAGACTTACACTCTACTTCTTTCACTCACTCGATCTTAGACATAGATGAGTGTCAGTCCTCTCCCTGTTCGTATGGAGCCACATGTGTGGATGAGATTAATGGATATCACTGTCTTTGCCCCATGGGACGAGCTGGACCACGCTGCCAGGAGTGTGAGTTGCCACTGACAGACCACCCTTCTCCTTTGCATTATGAGAAATGAAGtgttgaaaatattttctgtCTACTGTCATGTGAGTCCACCTTAACTTTGGCCAAACAAAACTGGACTAGACTAAATTGCCTGTTTCAGTGGCTTCAACAGGGGCCTGATGTGGTACTGCATGGGATCTGACAACTTTTGTgtgggaattattattttttttaaatatgcattgaaacaaacaaacaaaaacagcgaAATGTATGCAGCTAAATGTTTCATTGTCCCTtccaaattaaaatgcattaagtaaaatgttatgattatttatttattgaaaattgatgggatggcattttattatttgatgcaGATTATTGTAGGACGGGCTTACATTGCAACATTcagttatgtacagtatataatggaGGTCCCTGCTCCAtatcactgcatttatttgataaaaaatacagcgaaaacagtaatactgtgaaatattttttacaattttaaattattctttctatattaatatgtaatttatttatatggtgGCAAAGCTGAgatcagtcttcagtgtaacatgatccttcagaaattattctaatacgctgattttgTGCTTGTTCTAAATCAATATTGTACAAaccaaaatattgttatttaggattttttgattgatagaaagtttaaaagaacagcatttattttaaacattataaacgTCTTCACTGCTTTTGATCAAGTTAATAAATCCCTGCTGAACagaagttttaataataataataacttccaACCTTTAAACACTTGAAATGTTCATGATCtgatctctctttctttcactgtGTTCCTCTTCATCTGTAGTTATTGGCGTTGGAAAGGCATGCGATCGCTCTGGGTTGCAGGTTCATCATGGTGATCGCTGGGAGGATGAGTGCAACAGCTGTCAGTGCATGAACGGAAACATCAGATGTACTAAAGTGAGTCCAGCAATCTACCTCACACTGTGCTACTGTACTACTGTACTACCAATTGCAGTCACATGCAGTGTAAAATAAGTTGAAAAGGTGAAAAttcattaatgaaataattttgttcaattttgtttAATCTCACAaacataacattatatatatatatatatatatatatatatatatatatatatatatatatatatatatatatatatatatatatatttgtattattacacTTGTACACTTGTATACACTTGTATTGAGACTCGAACCCGCAACTTatgttacaattatttttttttttttttcattattatttttatttattatttagctcTATGTagatataaatttaaatttaagatttttttaattgtcacaACAGGTGCATTGTGGTCGTCAGCCCTGCTTGTTGCAGTCCGACTCTGATGAGCAACAGCGCCCCGTGTGTCCACTAGGACAGGAGTGTGTAGAGCATAATTTCCTGTCTTGCCTTCATCCACCATGCCATCATCTGGGTGTTTGCTCCACTCGTGAACATCTACAGCCCTTCAGCACCCTCTGCCTTCCCAACAATGGCTACCTAGATAACAACTGTGCTCGTGTCACGCTTGTATTTGACTCTGACAGTGTCCCGCAggtacagaaagacagatagatgaAGCTCTTTATTTCAGATACAATTGATTTTTCCAATCAAAGTGTTTTGGACTTGTTTAACAGGGCACTACTGCTGAAGGTGTCTGCAGGCAGCTAACATATCTGCCAATCACACGAACCCTGGCCAAGGACCACACCCTTTACATTCTTTGTGACCAATCACCTTCCAGCCGAAATGCAGTGGAGGTTGCTATGGTGAGCTAACTTTCTTTAATCATCAGTCATTAAGATTACCTCATCTGCTCAGTACCAGTACTCATGTTCAGTCTCAGAGCCGCTAAGAAAAAAGGAACAAATCTTGACATATAACATAAAAACACTTCTTGTCACCCGAGTTTTCTTGTcagatcataattttttttattagatgctttttttaaatggcaaCAAATGAAAACGTTTTACTTAAAAAAGTTGGGCCTTCAAGAAAACCAAGTCCGCAAGTTTCATGCTGACAAACACAACTGTGGTGACATTTATGTCTGCGGATCTCATAAAAGGATTTACTCTAAAATAGAGTGTGCTCTACACACTCTGgtctttctctctttatctccttcaCTCTTTCTGAGACCACTGCTGAAGTAATGCAGACTCTTGGGGAAAGGTCTGGTCTTCTACTACCTTAAGCCCTTAATGGCCAGAATCTTAGTTCTTCTCTTTCTGTGATGTTGTAATGCTGTTAAGATTTATGTTATAACATTGAGAGTTTTCTGGAAAAGAAGCAGGAACCTTTTATGGTGTGAGCTCTCAAAAGACTGTGCTTTGTTCTGAAGCCCAGCATTGGGATGTCCCCCATGAACTCCAGGGTGGTTATACCTTATTACCAAAGACAAATTACATGTGGCTGGCAATGAAATTTAAGGGAAAGGTGAATAACTTGCCCAGTCAGGTCTAagttctttcatttcttttttcctTCCTCAATCTAAATTCCTTTCCTCCTATTTTATGCTCTCTTTCTATCTTTGTCATTCCAGTATGTCTCCATCATTCCTCCTTCCCTTTTCTCTGACTGTACTTTTccttttttcaggttttttatttaAGTATGCTTTCTTATAAAACCAAAgtgaataaaaaagtaatattattacttcacaaaactgtatttccAGATTCAAATGAGATTTTCCCTTGTTAGTTATCCTAATAGGACAGGGACTTTCTCATTGCTCGCTACATgatgaaatgtttgttttatctgttttatttttgtggtttaAATGTTCCTGGATGTCGTAATTTTTATTCCTGTGTCTGCCTGTTTCAGTAGTGAGGTTGTGTGTGCTGTGTCTCTTCCAATTTGGctcttagctttttttttatttgactaatATTCCACCATTGTGTACTGGGCCAAATTTTAAGGGCCAAATATCATTACATTGACTCTGTTGTTGTTGTAAGTGAgataattatgtaaatgtaagtaaaacAACAGGACTATACATCTAAGAAAGGGCTTGAGTCTTTGTAAATTTTCatttgctctttttctttttgattttcgCAGTCATATGAGCAAAACACCGTTGTTGAGGGACGAGCTCAGATACAGGATGTAGTCCACTCCATCATTGATGTTCTGTCCAAACCTCACAACAGCACATTGCTGTTGGCTGTGAGAGAGGTCAGAGTTGAATCTCAGGACCCGCGTCCTCAAGTCGGTGAGTCAGATGTGTCTCTTTTAGACATCATAACATAAATCGattaacataataattattatttaaactatagtttagtcgtaaaattatttaaatgtatatag is from Carassius auratus strain Wakin chromosome 13, ASM336829v1, whole genome shotgun sequence and encodes:
- the LOC113112606 gene encoding protein jagged-2-like isoform X1, with product MHNYFGACFSVVFLIVTFWTEVCQSSGYFELQLISVENNRGELANGNCCDGARSARDGLCDRDECDTYLRVCLKEYQVEVTTSGFCTYGTGSSSVIGGNTFQLKGFSGNPNRANDLGTVIIPFQFAWPRAYTLIVEAWDWDNQTIPDSSDDLLIERSVNRGEMNPGEERQLIQHKGQTASIQYSMRVRCDHNYYGNKCNKQCRPRDDYFGHYTCDQSGNQQCMEGWTGQDCKKALCKQGCSELHGICESPGECVCKYGWQGPLCNECLPHPGCVHGTCVKPWTCTCEKNWGGLLCDKDLNYCGTHKPCVNGGTCLNTEPDEYFCSCPEGYSGKNCQIAEHACMSNPCANAGTCHELASGFECQCPPGWDGPTCAKDVDECMPNPCTHGGTCFDLENDFECICPPQWTGKTCQIDVNECTRRPCLNAYACKNLIGGYHCNCYPGWVGPNCIINVNSCYGQCQNGGTCQDGRHGYMCQCQPGFMGRHCEVQQSRCASSPCQNGGRCRPLATGYECECLYGYTGTNCEVQVDLCSPNPCQNKGQCHSMQGDFYCACADEYEGKTCSQLRDHCKISTCQVIDSCTIAVTTNGTAKAVWHILSNVCGPHGRCISQEGGNFTCACQPGFTGTYCHENINDCASSPCQNGGTCIDDINSFRCVCLDGFDGQLCELEVNECSSEPCLNGGMCIDLLNDFYCRCTDNWKGKMCNSRDSQCDSSTCANGGTCYDHGDSFRCACSSGWGGSTCNTAMNSSCESGPCLNGGTCIGGGSVFTCICKDGWEGPTCAQDVDDCNPHPCYNGGQCVDGINWFRCECAPGFAGPDCRINIDECQSSPCSYGATCVDEINGYHCLCPMGRAGPRCQEFIGVGKACDRSGLQVHHGDRWEDECNSCQCMNGNIRCTKVHCGRQPCLLQSDSDEQQRPVCPLGQECVEHNFLSCLHPPCHHLGVCSTREHLQPFSTLCLPNNGYLDNNCARVTLVFDSDSVPQGTTAEGVCRQLTYLPITRTLAKDHTLYILCDQSPSSRNAVEVAMSYEQNTVVEGRAQIQDVVHSIIDVLSKPHNSTLLLAVREVRVESQDPRPQVGYLIPLLCVLFVVLWLSCVIVCVWWFRRHRKARQREDTQMEESINNQRGTLLSTHTPYKDNTDPLQENKNLFYPLDRIGDGAEREEEEEEGDEESERGLVLHKCSSLAYTKVDTVYTIPTTAQNQPKRTHYSSKDNRCKNNVNERLSEHTKDHYV
- the LOC113112606 gene encoding protein jagged-2-like isoform X2, whose translation is MHNYFGACFSVVFLIVTFWTEVCQSSGYFELQLISVENNRGELANGNCCDGARSARDGLCDRDECDTYLRVCLKEYQVEVTTSGFCTYGTGSSSVIGGNTFQLKGFSGNPNRANDLGTVIIPFQFAWPRAYTLIVEAWDWDNQTIPDSSDDLLIERSVNRGEMNPGEERQLIQHKGQTASIQYSMRVRCDHNYYGNKCNKQCRPRDDYFGHYTCDQSGNQQCMEGWTGQDCKKALCKQGCSELHGICESPGECVCKYGWQGPLCNECLPHPGCVHGTCVKPWTCTCEKNWGGLLCDKDLNYCGTHKPCVNGGTCLNTEPDEYFCSCPEGYSGKNCQIAEHACMSNPCANAGTCHELASGFECQCPPGWDGPTCAKDVDECMPNPCTHGGTCFDLENDFECICPPQWTGKTCQIDVNSCYGQCQNGGTCQDGRHGYMCQCQPGFMGRHCEVQQSRCASSPCQNGGRCRPLATGYECECLYGYTGTNCEVQVDLCSPNPCQNKGQCHSMQGDFYCACADEYEGKTCSQLRDHCKISTCQVIDSCTIAVTTNGTAKAVWHILSNVCGPHGRCISQEGGNFTCACQPGFTGTYCHENINDCASSPCQNGGTCIDDINSFRCVCLDGFDGQLCELEVNECSSEPCLNGGMCIDLLNDFYCRCTDNWKGKMCNSRDSQCDSSTCANGGTCYDHGDSFRCACSSGWGGSTCNTAMNSSCESGPCLNGGTCIGGGSVFTCICKDGWEGPTCAQDVDDCNPHPCYNGGQCVDGINWFRCECAPGFAGPDCRINIDECQSSPCSYGATCVDEINGYHCLCPMGRAGPRCQEFIGVGKACDRSGLQVHHGDRWEDECNSCQCMNGNIRCTKVHCGRQPCLLQSDSDEQQRPVCPLGQECVEHNFLSCLHPPCHHLGVCSTREHLQPFSTLCLPNNGYLDNNCARVTLVFDSDSVPQGTTAEGVCRQLTYLPITRTLAKDHTLYILCDQSPSSRNAVEVAMSYEQNTVVEGRAQIQDVVHSIIDVLSKPHNSTLLLAVREVRVESQDPRPQVGYLIPLLCVLFVVLWLSCVIVCVWWFRRHRKARQREDTQMEESINNQRGTLLSTHTPYKDNTDPLQENKNLFYPLDRIGDGAEREEEEEEGDEESERGLVLHKCSSLAYTKVDTVYTIPTTAQNQPKRTHYSSKDNRCKNNVNERLSEHTKDHYV